Part of the Scrofimicrobium sp. R131 genome is shown below.
CCCGCATCCCACCGGTGTGCTTGACATCGTCGGGACCGTAGTGATCCAGGAAGCACCAGGCCCCAATCAGCGAGCGTTCCCGCTGAGGCAGCGTCCGGCGGACCGTCATTGCGCGGAGCCCACCCAACGGCACCTGTCGGGGGGCCAGAATTTCCACGGTTCTTCCGGGAGTGCGGCCATCACACTCTTCTTCGAGTGGCAGTCGTTCCTGATTGCTCATGCGGAGACCTCCTCGCGCTTAGTGTGACACGGATTACTATCCTTGCCAACTGGAATTGACGTGGATCAAGGAACTGGGTGCGGTTCCCTGCTGAAATAAGGATGAATCAAATCTACGAAAGGATTCTCATGAAAACTGTGAAGCTAACCACCGAACCCTTCAGCTGCCCCAGCTGCGTGGCGAAGATTGAGCGACTTCTCGCGCAAACCCCCGGGGTGGAGTCCTCGCAGGTGATGTTCAACTCGTCCAAGGTCAAGGTCACGTTCGACGAGGAACAAACCAGCGCCCAGCAACTGGCCGACGCGGTCACCAAGCTCGGCTACCCAGTGCTCAATATCGCCTAAGGAACAGACGTGAATCAAAAAGTTCGGACCCGGCTGGCCTTCGTGGCCGGCGCACTGCTCGTGGTGGGGTTGCCCCTGCACTGGTGGGTCAGCCCCCAGTGGGCCAGCCCGGTGCTAATTGCCGCCAGCTTGGTCGCGGGCACTCCAATCGCGATCAAGGCGTGGCAAGCCCTCCGGGTCCGAGCTTTTTCGATCGACCTGCTGGTGACCATTGCCGTCGTCGGCGCCCTGATCATTGGCGAGTATGTCGAATCGGCCGTCGTTTCCTTCCTGTTCCTGTTCGGAGCCTGGTTGGAGGCCCGAAGCCTGGAACGCACCCGCTCCTCCCTGCGCGGCCTGATCGAGCTAGCCCCGACTATTGCCACGGTGGAACGAGAGGGGGTGCGCCAGGAGATCCCCGCCTCCGAGTTGGAGGTGGGCGACCTGATTGTCGTCCGGGCCGGAGAGCGGATCGCGGTCGATGGCGTCGTGGCCGAGGGTGAGGCCGAAGTCTCCGAAGCTTCCATCACCGGGGAGCCGATCCCGGTGGGGAAGCGTCGCGGCGACCACGTCTTCGCCTCCACCATCGTGGAAACCGGCTTTCTGCAGGTCCGTGCCAAAGAGGTGGGGGACGACACCACCTACGCCCGAATCATCGAGTTGGTAGAGGAAGCACAGGAGTCCAAGACGCGCCGCCAGCGGTTCTTGGATCGATTCTCCCAGTACTACACCCCGGCCATTGTCGTGGGTGCCATCGTGGCCTTTGCCCTGACTCGGGACCTCTCCTTCGCCCTCACGTTCCTAGTGATTGCCTGCCCCGGCGCGCTGGTGATCTCGGTTCCGGTGGCGGCGGTGGCAGCCTTGGGGAACATCGCGCGCCACGGCGTGCTCAGTAAGGACGCTCAGGGGCTGGAGGACCTGGCCGGGGCCGACACCCTGGTGTTGGACAAGACCGGCACCCTCACCCAGGGGCAACCGAGCGTGACCGGGGTTCATCCCCGGTCGGGGGTGACCTCTGATCAACTGCTGACCTGGGCAGCCTCGGTCGAGTTGGCTTCCGAGCACCATCTGGGTCGCGCGGTCGTCCGCGCGGCCACCGAGCGGGATCTGGCGCTGACCAACCCAACGGCGGTCGAGGTCTGGGCCGGGCTTGGCCTGGGGGCAACCGTGGACGACCACCGGGTGCTGGTGGGCTCCGAACGGCTGTTGGCCGAGCAGGGCCTTGCCCTGTCCGAGCCGGTGGCAGCCTCCTCGGGAGCGACCGCCGTCCTGGTCGCGGTGGACTCGGCCGTGCTGGGCTGGCTGGAAGTGTCAGACCCGATTCGCCCGGAGGCCCAGGCGGCCCTGGAGCACCTCCGTCAAACCGGGTTCAAACAGATCGTTATGCTCTCGGGCGATCGACCCGAGGTGGCCGCGCAG
Proteins encoded:
- a CDS encoding heavy-metal-associated domain-containing protein, with translation MKTVKLTTEPFSCPSCVAKIERLLAQTPGVESSQVMFNSSKVKVTFDEEQTSAQQLADAVTKLGYPVLNIA
- a CDS encoding cation-translocating P-type ATPase → MNQKVRTRLAFVAGALLVVGLPLHWWVSPQWASPVLIAASLVAGTPIAIKAWQALRVRAFSIDLLVTIAVVGALIIGEYVESAVVSFLFLFGAWLEARSLERTRSSLRGLIELAPTIATVEREGVRQEIPASELEVGDLIVVRAGERIAVDGVVAEGEAEVSEASITGEPIPVGKRRGDHVFASTIVETGFLQVRAKEVGDDTTYARIIELVEEAQESKTRRQRFLDRFSQYYTPAIVVGAIVAFALTRDLSFALTFLVIACPGALVISVPVAAVAALGNIARHGVLSKDAQGLEDLAGADTLVLDKTGTLTQGQPSVTGVHPRSGVTSDQLLTWAASVELASEHHLGRAVVRAATERDLALTNPTAVEVWAGLGLGATVDDHRVLVGSERLLAEQGLALSEPVAASSGATAVLVAVDSAVLGWLEVSDPIRPEAQAALEHLRQTGFKQIVMLSGDRPEVAAQVGAELGLDRALGGLLPGDKAEVVADLQREGRRVAMVGDGVNDAPALARAQVGVAMGRSGTDVSVETADLVLLTDRLDQLAHARRVSQLAVRIMKENMALALGTVAFLLAGVLFHAVHLAGGMLIHEASVLLVVLNALRLTSLRMPASQPVRPRSKLLV